The following are from one region of the Vitis riparia cultivar Riparia Gloire de Montpellier isolate 1030 chromosome 14, EGFV_Vit.rip_1.0, whole genome shotgun sequence genome:
- the LOC117929794 gene encoding NADH dehydrogenase [ubiquinone] iron-sulfur protein 1, mitochondrial-like, whose product MGLGLIASRALRPAILHRSSRVLASQNPITRTITSTPELQNPEAATAQPDSPPDLPPRTPVAGARIHFSKPDDAIEVFVDGYPVKIPKGMTVLQACEVAGVDIPRFCYHSRLSIAGNCRMCLVEVEKSPKPVASCAMPALPGMKIKTNTPVAKKAREGVMEFLLMNHPLDCPICDQGGECDLQDQSMAFGSDRGRFTDMKRSVVDKNLGPLVKTVMTRCIQCTRYECVITSPFFYYY is encoded by the exons ATGGGGTTAGGGTTGATAGCTTCGAGAGCCCTGAGACCCGCCATTCTCCACAGGTCCTCTAGGGTTTTGGCTTCCCAAAATCCTATAACCAGAACCATCACCTCCACGCCCGAGCTCCAAAACCCAGAAGCGGCAACAGCGCAGCCCGATTCCCCACCAGATCTCCCACCTCGGACCCCTGTCGCCGGTGCTAGGATTCATTTCTCCAAACCCGATGACGCCATCGAGGTCTTCGTCGATGGCTATCCCGTCAAAATCCCCAAAGGCATGACGGTGCTGCAGGCCTGCGAGGTCGCCGGCGTCGACATTCCTCGATTCTGCTACCACAGCCGCCTCTCCATCGCCGGGAACTGCCGTATGTGTTTGGTCGAGGTAGAGAAGTCGCCTAAGCCCGTCGCTTCATGCGCCATGCCCGCTCTTCCTG ggatgaAGATTAAGACCAATACACCAGTTGCAAAAAAGGCCAGAGAAGGAGTAATGGAGTTTCTGCTGATGAATCATCCTTTGGATTGTCCAATTTGTGACCAGGGTGGAGAGTGTGATCTCCAGGATCAGTCTATGGCTTTTGGTTCTGATCGCGGCCGTTTCACTGACATGAAGCGATCTGTGGTTGATAAGAATCTTGGCCCTTTGGTTAAGACTGTGATGACTCGTTGCATTCAGTGTACAAGGTATGAATGTGTGATCACTTCTCCCTTcttttattactattaa